The Benincasa hispida cultivar B227 chromosome 11, ASM972705v1, whole genome shotgun sequence genome has a segment encoding these proteins:
- the LOC120091374 gene encoding uncharacterized protein LOC120091374 — translation MASVHATAPQRFTSFTTAKRAPAPSHPRAALNFHAPKPPERSIFSRNGQRSNWALNSAVEELDVIPVQSTDFTDQQEGVAVGRVERDGVEGELGSAVGGFGELSLGGAGEIQGFSSSASVGDGGGGGTENEEMERVMIDRIINATIVLAAGSYALTKLLTIDQDYWHGWTLYEILRYAPQHNWSAYEEALKTHPVLAKMVISGVVYSLGDWIAQCFEGKPLFEFDRTRMFRSGLVGFSLHGSLSHYYYHFCEGLFPFQDWWVVPAKVAFDQTAWSAVWNSIYFVVLGFLRLESPVSIFNELKATFWPMLTAGWKLWPFAHLITYGVIPVEQRLLWVDCVELIWVTILSTYSNEKSEARISEVATDSSSDSLPTDSTQD, via the exons ATGGCTTCGGTCCATGCCACAGCTCCTCAGAGGTTCACATCCTTCACCACAGCAAAACGAGCTCCAGCGCCCTCTCATCCACGCGCCGCCCTCAATTTCCACGCGCCGAAGCCTCCGGAGCGTTCGATTTTCTCGAGAAACGGGCAGAGGTCGAATTGGGCGTTGAACTCGGCGGTAGAAGAGCTCGATGTTATCCCGGTGCAGAGCACTGATTTCACCGACCAGCAGGAAGGCGTGGCGGTGGGACGGGTGGAGAGGGATGGCGTGGAAGGAGAACTGGGGAGTGCGGTAGGTGGATTCGGCGAGCTCTCGTTGGGAGGTGCTGGTGAAATTCAGGGGTTTTCTTCTTCTGCTTCTGTTGGCGATGGCGGTGGCGGTGGAACAGAGAACGAGGAAATGGAGAGGGTTATGATTGATCGGATTATAAATGCGACCATTGTTCTTGCGGCGGGTTCTTATGCTCTCACGAAGTTGCTTACCATCGATCAAGATTATTGGCAT GGATGGACACTTTATGAAATACTGAGATATGCCCCTCAACACAACTGGAGTGCTTATGAGGAAGCTCTTAAGACGCACCCAGTTCTCGCTAAAATGGTGATTAGTGGAGTGGTGTACTCTCTTGGAGATTGGATTGCACAG TGTTTCGAAGGAAAACCTCTGTTTGAATTTGATCGCACACGGATGTTCAGATCAGGCCTCGTTGGTTTTTCTCTACATGGTTCCCTTTCCCACTACTACTATCATTTTTGTGAG ggtctttttccttttcaagaTTGGTGGGTAGTTCCTGCAAAAGTAGCATTCGATCAAACGGCATGGTCAGCAGTTTGGAACAGTATTTATTTTGTGGTATTAGGATTCTTGCGGCTCGAGTCCCCAGTTTCTATATTTAATGAACTAAAGGCGACATTTTGGCCTATGCTTACC GCCGGTTGGAAACTTTGGCCGTTTGCTCATCTTATCACATACGGTGTTATTCCTGTAGAACAAAGACTCCTGTGGGTTGATTGTGTGGAGCTTATATGGGTGACCATACTCTCAAC TTATTCAAACGAGAAATCGGAGGCCAGAATCTCCGAGGTAGCAACAGATTCCAGTTCAGATTCCCTTCCCACAGATTCAACTCAG GACTAA